One genomic window of Eriocheir sinensis breed Jianghai 21 chromosome 57, ASM2467909v1, whole genome shotgun sequence includes the following:
- the LOC126984852 gene encoding uncharacterized protein LOC126984852 isoform X4: MNKDKQDPDGDIIMRLEYGLLNSSSLELIGKINRLEVTASNKGEHVYLPSLMVSLAPPLVVFQPPHQCIFHSSELVYNLTNPLKSSAESV, encoded by the exons aaggacaagcaggacccggacggtgacatcattatgaggcttgagtacggtctcctgaactcctcgtccctggagctgattg GCAAGATCAACCGGCTTGAGGTGACAGCAAGCAACAAGGGGGAACACGTGTACCTCCCCAGCCTAATGGTGAGCCTGGCGCCGCCCCTCGTGGTCTTCCAGCCTCCTCACCAGtgcatcttccactcctccgagCTTGTGTATAACTTGACCAACCCTCTGAAGAGCAGTgctgag
- the LOC126984852 gene encoding uncharacterized protein LOC126984852 isoform X3 gives MNKDKQDPDGDIIMRLEYGLLNSSSLELIGKINRLEVTASNKGEHVYLPSLMVSLAPPLVVFQPPHQCIFHSSELVYNLTNPLKSSAESV, from the exons atgaat aaggacaagcaggacccggacggtgacatcattatgaggcttgagtacggtctcctgaactcctcgtccctggagctgattg GCAAGATCAACCGGCTTGAGGTGACAGCAAGCAACAAGGGGGAACACGTGTACCTCCCCAGCCTAATGGTGAGCCTGGCGCCGCCCCTCGTGGTCTTCCAGCCTCCTCACCAGtgcatcttccactcctccgagCTTGTGTATAACTTGACCAACCCTCTGAAGAGCAGTgctgag
- the LOC126984852 gene encoding uncharacterized protein LOC126984852 isoform X2, which yields MVVSIAKGCEEEVCKVDMQTEVAFLDGSVIIGKINRLEVTASNKGEHVYLPSLMVSLAPPLVVFQPPHQCIFHSSELVYNLTNPLKSSAESV from the exons ATGGTGGTGAGCATAGCCAAGGGGTGCGAGGAGGAGGTGTGCAAAGTGGACATGCAGACCGAGGTGGCGTTCCTGGATGG TTCGGTCATCATAGGCAAGATCAACCGGCTTGAGGTGACAGCAAGCAACAAGGGGGAACACGTGTACCTCCCCAGCCTAATGGTGAGCCTGGCGCCGCCCCTCGTGGTCTTCCAGCCTCCTCACCAGtgcatcttccactcctccgagCTTGTGTATAACTTGACCAACCCTCTGAAGAGCAGTgctgag
- the LOC126984849 gene encoding uncharacterized protein LOC126984849: MMSPSGSCLSFCKHHQQRGKKSPSQILPHHTTHHTTPYPATPHPATPHPATSHTIPSHTTPHRTQLHHTPYPATPYHTQLHHTPHHTQPYHTPHHTQPHHTPHHTIPYPSAPHTTLYHTHPHNTTPYPATPHYPPSPSLPFLRLAFPSLPFSFLALPSLPFSFDSLPCLFFPSLLQPCLPLPPIPFPTLVTITTVGRHTSEVDLHVPGNVSLCLKELSTNITLELSKAIVPEDVFIECLLHTEPLPALFTLMTFYTSVCKGVCIKGTLQAEFFPTFLTFIVLHTSVCKGVSIKGTLPDEFFPTFLTFIVLHTSVCKGVCIKVTLQGE; this comes from the exons atgatgtcaccgtccgggtcctgcttgtccttctgcaaacaccaccaacagcgaggtaaaaagtcgccgagtcaaatcctgccac accacaccacacaccacaccacaccatacccagccacaccacatccagccacaccacacccagccacatcacacaccatacccagccacaccacaccacaccgtacccagctgcaccacacaccatacccagccacaccataccatacccagctgcaccacacaccacaccatacccagccgtaccacacaccacaccatacccagccgcaccacacaccacaccacaccataccatacccatccgcaccacacaccacactatACCATACCCATCCGCataacaccacaccatacccagccacaccacattaccctccctctccttcccttccctttctcagactagctttcccttcccttcccttttccttccttgctctgccttcccttcccttttccttcgattcccttccttgccttttcttcccttccctactgcagccttgccttcctctccctcccatccccttccctaccctggtcactataactactgtaggcagacacacttcagaagtggatcttcatgtgcctggcaatgtctctctttgtcttaaagagctttccacaaacatcacacttgaactctctaaggccatagtgcctgaagacgtgttcattgagtgcctgcttcacactgaacctcttcccgcactcttcacactcatgactttttacaccagtgtgtgtaagggtgtgtgtatcaagggtactcttcaggctgaattttttcccacattccttacattcatagttcttcacaccagtgtgtgtaagggtgtgtctatcaagggtactcttccggatgaatttttccccacattccttacattcatagttcttcacaccagtgtgtgtaagggtgtgtgtatcaag